GGCCATTGCCTGACCGAGACCCCTGGAAGCACCCGTCACGATCGCTACTTGCCCATCCAGCTTGAATTGATCAAGAATCATTGCTTTCCCTCTACGATGCCCTCGTTTGATACTAGTTGATTTTATCCAGGTCAATGCCGTCCATATCATCGAATTCCTGGTTCTCGCCGCCCATGCCCCAGATAAAGGCATAATTCGAGGTGCCCACACCGGCATGAATGGACCAGCTCGGCGAGACGACGGCCTGACCTTCACGCACGACCAGATGCCTCGTTTGCTCCGGTGCACCCATGAAGTGAAACAGGAGATCATCCCCAAGATCGAAGTACATATAAATCTCTGTTCGCCGTTCATGAGTGTGGGGAGGCATGGTATTCCATACGCTACCTTTCTCCAGCTCCGTCAGGCCCATGACCAGTTGGCAGCTTTCCATGCTCGCCGGGTGGATATACTTGAAAATGGTGCGTTTATTCGCCTTTTCCACGCTCCCGAGCGCCACGGTCGAGGCCTGCTGCTTGCCCACTTTTTTGGTGGGGTAGGCTTTATGGGCTGGATAGCTGAGCAGATAGAACTTCGCCGGCTGCTCAGCAGAGGCGCTATGAAAGACAATCTCCTTGCTGCCGCGACCGACATACAGGCCTTCGCGATTCCGCAATTCGTAGGCAGTTCCGTCAGCAACGACGCTGCCGGTTGCCCCAATATTCATGATCCCCACTTCCCGCCGCTCGGCAAAGTAATCGGAGGCCAACTCCTTGCCGACGGACAGTCGCAGAGCTTGGTTGACCGGAACCGCTGAGCCCACAACACAGCGGTCGGTTTCGGTATAGTAAAGCGATACCTGGTCCTGTACGAATAGATCCTGGATAAGAAATGTTTCCCGGAGTTCCTGGCTATTCATCTGCTGATAACGGACCTGATCCGCTAAGTATCTGATTTCCATGTATTACTCCTCAAGAACTAACTCATCATCATTTGGTCATAGGTGGCAGATTAAAGGACCACTTCGAGCGGTCCGCTTTTCTCCCTTTTCAACCGATCAAGATATTCGATGAACTCTCCTTCAGCCCGAATTCCATCCGGCTCCTGTTCCCAGGTAGCGAGAAAATAATAAGTCAGTTTGCCAGCTGCAGGTCGCAGCACCACCACCAGGTTGTGCTCATCCTCCGTCAATTCGAGGAGGTCCTGCCGGCGGAAGATGATCGCCATGCCCAGATTATCATCGGCGAGGCTCTGCCGCCCGAAGGTCCCCAGATAGGTCCACTCTGATCCGGAATCGGGCTCGGTTATCACTTTAGCGCCGGGATGTTTCACGATCCCCGTACACAGATTATCGGGATTCGGTACAATAGTGACCTCATGTCGGGTGAGCCTGCTCCCCGCCGCAATGGACAGTTCAGAGACCAGATCATACCTCCCACCAGCCGCCTGCCAGCCGTAGTAGCTGGTACGGATGATTGACTGCACCGGGCCGGTAGCAATGATCGCACAGGTAATGCTGTCAGTCTGTGAAACTCGTTCCACCCGGTCACCTATCCACATGCCAACGGAGCCAATCCCCAGGGACTCTCCGACTTTCAGAATGTCCATCCCCCAGTCAGCCATTTCATGGTAAGAATCAAAACCATCCTGGCCGACGTTCTGGAGTACCATGTCGGGCACCTTTTTCCCGAAGATATCAATAGCGTTGCGCCAATCTAAATAAAACCGATAGCCTACTCTATCCGACTCCCAGCCGGGACCTTCGTAGCGGATAAAGTAGGAGTGGTCGGTATGCTCGTCCGGTACCCGCAGGAACCTTACGTTGGTGAAGGCACCACCTATATATTCGTG
This genomic window from Candidatus Neomarinimicrobiota bacterium contains:
- the kduI gene encoding 5-dehydro-4-deoxy-D-glucuronate isomerase, yielding MEIRYLADQVRYQQMNSQELRETFLIQDLFVQDQVSLYYTETDRCVVGSAVPVNQALRLSVGKELASDYFAERREVGIMNIGATGSVVADGTAYELRNREGLYVGRGSKEIVFHSASAEQPAKFYLLSYPAHKAYPTKKVGKQQASTVALGSVEKANKRTIFKYIHPASMESCQLVMGLTELEKGSVWNTMPPHTHERRTEIYMYFDLGDDLLFHFMGAPEQTRHLVVREGQAVVSPSWSIHAGVGTSNYAFIWGMGGENQEFDDMDGIDLDKIN
- a CDS encoding DUF4861 domain-containing protein, whose product is MKPARILGLLISMVLLLSCAKKDTIDPQILEGYPDFIALSVSNQTDLAREEAAFVIPVLELKKRNADFNPEAFIVLAGGVELASQENDLNGDGQVDQIVCISDFKPGEKRQITVRYHRFGAKQRDYPRRTQAELSHKTGGYFEKHEYIGGAFTNVRFLRVPDEHTDHSYFIRYEGPGWESDRVGYRFYLDWRNAIDIFGKKVPDMVLQNVGQDGFDSYHEMADWGMDILKVGESLGIGSVGMWIGDRVERVSQTDSITCAIIATGPVQSIIRTSYYGWQAAGGRYDLVSELSIAAGSRLTRHEVTIVPNPDNLCTGIVKHPGAKVITEPDSGSEWTYLGTFGRQSLADDNLGMAIIFRRQDLLELTEDEHNLVVVLRPAAGKLTYYFLATWEQEPDGIRAEGEFIEYLDRLKREKSGPLEVVL